ATGAATACGTCATTTTGCTACAGAAATAAGACATCTGCATACAAAGTCGTTCAACGGAGTTACTAACCGCCATTGAGTTGCTTTGGATGGAGCGCAATGTGTAAAGAGCGGCGGCTTCCGGCTCGGAAACTAGAGTAATATCCTGGGGCCGGATGTCTGCTTGTATTGCGGCATTCAGAGTCCTATCTTTGGCCGTATCAGACCAGACAGCCGGGACGGTGAGTGTAAATCGCAAGTCCATATCTTTAGCGGGAATACCAAATCGTCTTTGAAGGACCGACTTAGCATATTCAACAAGGTACTTTAAGTAGTCTGCCACCACTTGCACCGCGTTCGTTTTACGTTTTCCCAAGAGCACCTTTGAAGCCAAAGAGGGTGTATACTTGGTTTCCTGGCTCTCGTCAAGCAATAACTTGACACCTCGAAAGGCTTCTGTAAACGGACGGACCTGATACCCCCAATATGTTCTCTGACCATCATAAGATATAACAGATGGGACTTTAACGGAGGTTCCTGTGATGGCTTAGCATAAGTATCGCAGATAGCTCGGAGTCGCTCACTGTTGCCTCCACCTGGCCAGGCTGAGATGACTTCAAGTTCATCGACAGACCCCTCAAGTGCCCAAGCAATTCTGACAATTTGTTCTTGTTACCATTTACCATAATGGAAGAGGACCATCTCTGCATACCCACTGAACGTTGTACCGAAATCAAGACCAACGACAATAGAAGGTCCACGCGCCATGATGTCGTTTAAGATACAAGTAGGAATGAGAAAGTGTGTGTCTTGAATTTGATCATCCGTACAATAACCGAGCTTTTCGAAGCCTTCTTATATTCACGAAACGGATCTGTCATAATGATCCACATAGCTTATGCTGACGACTGTAGCGCGTCATTCATTTTCCACCGCGAATCGATGAACTATCTCATACACCTAAATCATTCACCAAGAACCACGCCGTGTGACTTTTCTTCGGGATGTCCCTTTTGTCTTTCGATTATTGGACGGGACACGCCAGTCCCCGAAAAAGCGATGGCCATACCGGTTAGTTTTGTGCTTGCTTACACTGTACTTGTATCTAACATAGTTAGGCTCGGAAGATGACCAGACAAGTCAATCGCAAATTGACATTCAGCGTCGTAGATTGACGGGCCTTTATTATGTCTGTACCCAGAACTATTGAAATGAAAAAACCACCTCTAACTagagacaaggaaaatcaaTACCTAAAAAGCCAGGCAAGGGAGCTATACCAAAGACATTTAGTGGACTCAGAGAAGATTCGACGGCTGCATGACCTGGTATCTCAAGGACGTGAGGATGCTTCCAAGGCTGATAGGCTGCACCATGAGGAGTTGACAAAACTATACAACAAGATAAATTCACTTCAGATGAGACGGGAAAGCTTAGAGGATATACAAGTACTTGACAAAATGCGTATTCTAAACCAAAATCTGGAATTGTGGATCCAGTCTAATTTCAAGGATGTCAAGCGACTTGCTGGTCTAGGGCAGCCTGACGTCCAATTTCCGCGCAGTTCTCTTCAGTGCCGAGCTTGGATCCAAGGGTGTGTCACAGAGATGATATACGATTCAATCTTTTCCCCATTCTACTTTGGACTACCGGATGATCCATGGGGCCAGATCATCGAGTTCATTAAG
This window of the Aspergillus oryzae RIB40 DNA, chromosome 8 genome carries:
- a CDS encoding uncharacterized protein (predicted protein), yielding MSVPRTIEMKKPPLTRDKENQYLKSQARELYQRHLVDSEKIRRLHDLVSQGREDASKADRLHHEELTKLYNKINSLQMRRESLEDIQVLDKMRILNQNLELWIQSNFKDVKRLAGLGQPDVQFPRSSLQCRAWIQGCVTEMIYDSIFSPFYFGLPDDPWGQIIEFIKAGVGKTRA